Below is a genomic region from Telmatobacter sp. DSM 110680.
CGATCGACCTCATCCAGACGATCGATGAGTTTCCCTCGGCTAATACAAAAGCGGTGGCGCGCAGTCAGGAAATCCTTGTTGGCGGCCCGGCAACGAACGCTGCCATCGCTTTCAGTCATCTTGGTGGAAGCGCCACGCTACTCGCGCCCGTCGGTCGGCACAGTCTCGCCCATCTTATAAAAGAAGAACTTCAGTCTCTCGAGATTGGTCTCATTGATCTCGCGCCAGAATGCGATCTGCCGCCTCCCATTTCTTCCGTATGGGTTAATCAGCGAGGCGATCGCAGTGTTGTTTCATTAAACGCCACGCGTTATAAGCCGCAGGCTCCGCAAGTTGATCGATCGCTGCTTCGCCAGGCGAGCATTGTGCTGGTCGATGGCCATGCAACGGAAGCATGCCGGGCGTGGGCCGGGACTGCTCGGACTGATCAGATTCCCGTCGTTTTCGATGGTGGAAGCTGGAAGCCTGGTACCGAGGGACTGCTTAGGTTCGTCGATACCGCGATCTGCTCTTCCGATTTTCGGCCTCCCGATTGCTCCAGCGAGGATGAAGTAATCGAGTATCTGCGCGCAGCCGGTGTGTCTCAAATCGCAATTACGAAGGGCGCAGATCCTATTCGATATTTTGCAGACGTTGCATCAGGCTTCATTGAGGTACCGAGAGTGGATGTCGTCGACACTTCGGGGGCAGGAGACATCTTCCACGGAGCATTCTGCTTCTTCACGGCTACTGGCTCAAGCTTTGTAGATTCACTGCGCGATGCCGCTCGAATCGCAACTGAGTCCTGCAGATCACGTGGCACCCGGCAATGGATGGTTGCGCGATGAGCGCGGCACTCGAATTTCGAGGTATCTCCGTCGAGATCGGCGAAGGCCGGCGCCTGCTCGACGACGTTTCGCTCGTCCTCGAAGAGGGAACCGTCACCGCTATCCTTGGACGCAGCGGCTCAGGAAAGACAACGCTGCTGCGCACTGCGAATCGAATGATTCAACCTATCCGTGGCCATATTTTTTTCGCGAATTCCAACGTTGAAGACATCGCTCTTGTGGACCTGCGCCGGAAAACAGGTTACGTCATTCAAGAAACCGGTCTCTTTCCGCATTTCAATGTAGAGCGCAACGTCGGCATCGTTCTTGAAGCTGAAGGACGGTCTCTGGAATCGCGCGTCCTTCGCAGCAACGAACTACTTCAACTCGTTGGGCTCGATCCCGCAACCTTCTCGCAGCGCTTTCCCCATCAGCTCTCTGGCGGCCAGCGGCAGCGAGTTGGCCTGGCACGTGCACTGGCGGCACAGCCGAGAATTCTGCTGATGGATGAGCCATTTGGCGCGCTTGACCCGCTGACGCGCGCCGAGATGCAGGATATGCTTAGGGACCTTTTGAGAAGGCTGAAGACCACTGTATTGCTCGTAACGCATGATCTGGACGAAGCGCTCTACCTCGCGGATCGCATCGTCTTGCTCGGTGAGGGCAAAGTGGTTGCAAATCTTCCGCGTGATCAATTCCTCAAGTCTGAACAGCCTGAGATCATTGCCTATGCCCGGGCGTTTCATCGCGGAGACTTGAATGGCTCGCCACGCCCGATTGCAAAGGATGGATCCGTATGACCACTTCGTTCTTTGCGCAATACGACGACCAGATCGTCACGCTCACCATCGAACATCTGTGGCTGACGGCGGCCGCCATGCTGTCTGCAACTGCGCTGGCCGTTCCCACAGGCATCTGGCTTACGCGGTCGCCGCGCTGGGCGAAACCTGTAATCGGCCTGACAAACATTCTGCAGACTATTCCGTCGCTTGCGATGTTTGGATTTCTGTTGCCGCTGCCATGGCTCGGCGAGCGTGCTGCGCGCATCGCGATTGTGGCTCTCACTGCCTACGCGCTTCTTCCCATTTTGCGCAATACATATGCCGGAATTCGGGGCATCGATCCGACTCTCATCGAAGTTGCGCGTGCCATCGGCCTGACGGATACACAACGCTTGCTCAAGATTGAACTGCCGCTGGCTGCTTCTTTTATCTTTGCAGGGCTACGTACAGCCACGGTAACTTGCATCGGCATTGCGACCATCGCAGCTGCAGTGGGAGCGGGCGGGCTGGGTGAGCTGATTTTTCGTGGAGTCGCGTCGGTGGACAATCGCCTCGTTCTCGCCGGAGCCGTTCCTGCAGCCTTGCTCGCACTCGCCGCCGATGGAGCGCTGGGGCTGCTGGAGCGCCGCTTCAAGATTCGCGACGCTCAGGGCTCAACCCGATGAGACGTCGTGCCTTTATCGCATGCCTGTTGTCGCTCTGCTTTTCTCTGGTGAGCTGTTCGCCACCTCGACCCGACCACCCAGTCATAGGCGCCAAAAACTTTACGGAGCAGGTCATTCTCGGAGAGTTGCTGGCGCAGGAAATTGAGGCGAGGTCCAATCTCAAAGTCGAGCGCCGTTTCTATCTCGCCGGCAGCTACATCTGTAACCAAGCACTGGTTGCGGGACGCATCGATGCATACGTTGAATACACTGGCACCGCGCTCACAGCAATTCTGAAGCAGCCTGTCGATCGCAATCCGCAGTCCGTTCTCGATACTGTTCGCCGTTTGTACGCGTCGCGCTACGCCATCAGGGTCGCCGACCCTCTTGGATTTGAGAATACTTTTGCAATGGTGATTCGCAACGATGATGCGCGTCGGCTGCACATCTCAAGTCTCAGTCAGGCCGCGCCCTTCGCGCCGCAATGGCGTCTTGGTGTGGGATATGAGTTTGAACAGCGGCCCGATGGGCTGCCTGGACTGAGCGCTGCCTACAATCTGCATTTCGATGGATCACCACGGACCATGGACCTCGGGTTGCTTTATCGAGCGCTGAACGCACACCAGGTCGATATGATCGCTGCCAACTCAACCGACGGCCCTATTCAGGCCTTCGCACTGGTCGCTCTCCAGGACGACCGTCACTACTTCCCTCCTTACGATGCCGTCCCTCTGGTGCGAGAGGACGCTCTTCGGCGCTGGCCGCAGATCGCGATTGCGCTTAAGGCACTTGCAAACAAGATCAGCGCGGAGGACATGCGGGCAATGAATGAAGCTGTTGACGGCCAGCACCGCGACCCCGCCGAAGTGGTGCGCGAGTATCGTATGAGGAAAGGCCTCTAAGAACATCCTTAACATTTCCCGCACGAGTCTTCGCGGGAATACCGCCGAGGGAGCATAATCTTTTTCACGGTATTGGCTTCCCTTTGCCGACCGTTTGAGGTCCGGAGACAGTGAATATAACCGATCGCCCGGAATGCTGGCCCGCGCTACCGCTCGATTCGTGGCGGGACACCTGCGCAACGCTGCACATGTGGACACAGATTGTGGGCAAGATCCGCATGCGCCTGACACCGCTCGTGAATCACTGGTGGAACGTTCCCCTGTACGTCACTGCGCGGGGTTTGACTACATCGTGCATTCCCTA
It encodes:
- a CDS encoding PfkB family carbohydrate kinase, producing the protein MTAGLFVGLSTIDLIQTIDEFPSANTKAVARSQEILVGGPATNAAIAFSHLGGSATLLAPVGRHSLAHLIKEELQSLEIGLIDLAPECDLPPPISSVWVNQRGDRSVVSLNATRYKPQAPQVDRSLLRQASIVLVDGHATEACRAWAGTARTDQIPVVFDGGSWKPGTEGLLRFVDTAICSSDFRPPDCSSEDEVIEYLRAAGVSQIAITKGADPIRYFADVASGFIEVPRVDVVDTSGAGDIFHGAFCFFTATGSSFVDSLRDAARIATESCRSRGTRQWMVAR
- a CDS encoding ATP-binding cassette domain-containing protein, coding for MSAALEFRGISVEIGEGRRLLDDVSLVLEEGTVTAILGRSGSGKTTLLRTANRMIQPIRGHIFFANSNVEDIALVDLRRKTGYVIQETGLFPHFNVERNVGIVLEAEGRSLESRVLRSNELLQLVGLDPATFSQRFPHQLSGGQRQRVGLARALAAQPRILLMDEPFGALDPLTRAEMQDMLRDLLRRLKTTVLLVTHDLDEALYLADRIVLLGEGKVVANLPRDQFLKSEQPEIIAYARAFHRGDLNGSPRPIAKDGSV
- a CDS encoding ABC transporter permease, which codes for MTTSFFAQYDDQIVTLTIEHLWLTAAAMLSATALAVPTGIWLTRSPRWAKPVIGLTNILQTIPSLAMFGFLLPLPWLGERAARIAIVALTAYALLPILRNTYAGIRGIDPTLIEVARAIGLTDTQRLLKIELPLAASFIFAGLRTATVTCIGIATIAAAVGAGGLGELIFRGVASVDNRLVLAGAVPAALLALAADGALGLLERRFKIRDAQGSTR
- a CDS encoding glycine betaine ABC transporter substrate-binding protein codes for the protein MRRRAFIACLLSLCFSLVSCSPPRPDHPVIGAKNFTEQVILGELLAQEIEARSNLKVERRFYLAGSYICNQALVAGRIDAYVEYTGTALTAILKQPVDRNPQSVLDTVRRLYASRYAIRVADPLGFENTFAMVIRNDDARRLHISSLSQAAPFAPQWRLGVGYEFEQRPDGLPGLSAAYNLHFDGSPRTMDLGLLYRALNAHQVDMIAANSTDGPIQAFALVALQDDRHYFPPYDAVPLVREDALRRWPQIAIALKALANKISAEDMRAMNEAVDGQHRDPAEVVREYRMRKGL